Proteins encoded in a region of the Vicia villosa cultivar HV-30 ecotype Madison, WI linkage group LG5, Vvil1.0, whole genome shotgun sequence genome:
- the LOC131608258 gene encoding small ribosomal subunit protein uS19x-like, which produces MADVEVDATAAAGIPKKRTFKKFSFRGVDLDALLDMSTDELVKLFSARARRRFQRGLTRKPMALIKKLRKAKREAPPGEKPEPVRTHLRNMIIVPEMIGSIIGVYNGKTFNQVEIKPEMIGHYLAEFSISYKPVKHGRPGIGATHSSRFIPLK; this is translated from the exons ATG GCGGACGTTGAAGTCGATGCTACTGCCGCGGCCGGGATCCCAAAGAAGAGAACGTTTAAGAAGTTCAGTTTCAGAGGCGTCGATTTGGATGCACTTCTGGACATGTCCACTGATGAGCTCGTCAAGCTCTTCAGTGCACGTGCTCGTAGAAGGTTCCAGAGAGGTCTCACCAGAAAGCCCATGGCTCTCATCAAAAAGCTTCGCAAAGCG AAAAGGGAGGCACCACCTGGTGAGAAGCCAGAACCTGTTAGGACCCATCTTCGTAACATGATTATTGTACCTGAGATGATCGGAAGCATCATTGGAGTGTACAACGGAAAGACCTTTAACCAGGTTGAAATCAAACCTGAGATGATTGGGCATTACCTTGCTGAGTTCTCAATTTCTTACAAGCCTGTTAAGCATGGTAGACCTGGTATTGGTGCTACTCACTCCTCCAGGTTTATTCCTCTCAAGTGA
- the LOC131604041 gene encoding protein XAP5 CIRCADIAN TIMEKEEPER-like isoform X2 → MSGMGDGYVGTAQDAVRIRRLEKQREAERRKIQELKTKSATSNGQPGLLQFGSSTSEILETAFKKETVGLVTREQYVEKRVNIQSKIEEEEKEKLQKQLQEEEELQLQKRKKRKIKGNSRLSFSEDIVDNDAQEEEESHQSNDIETNGGVRCGKLGKDPTVETSFLPDSEREAEEQAERERLRKQWLREQDQIRNEPLQITYSYWDGTGHRRVIQVRKGDTIGEFLRAIQQQLAPEFREIRTTSVENLLYVKEDLIIPHQHSFYELIVNKARGKSGPLFHFDVHEDVRTIADATIEKDESHAGKVVERHWYEKNKHIFPASRWEIYDPTKKWERYTIHGD, encoded by the exons ATGTCGGGTATGGGAGATGGATATGTGGGCACTGCCCAAGATGCCGTTCGGATCAGACGGCTAGAGAAACAGAGAGAAGCTGAACGTCGTAAAATTCAAGAGCTGAAAACCAAGTCTGCCACCTCCAATGGCCAACCTGGTCTCCTCCAATTTGGCTCCAGCACTTCCGAG ATTCTTGAAACTGCTTTTAAGAAAGAAACTGTTGGTCTTGTCACCCGTGAACAGTATGTTGAGAAG AGGGTTAATATTCAAAGTAAAATAGAGGAGGAAGAGAAGGAGAAGCTTCAGAAGCAACTACAAGAGGAGGAGGAGCTTCAATTACAAAAGCGCAAAAAGAGGAAAATCAAGGGAAATTCGAGACTATCATTTTCCGAAGATATTGTTGACAATGATGCTCAGGAAGAGGAAGAGTCACATCAAAGTAATGATATAGAAACAAATGGAGGAGTACGGTGTGGTAAGCTTGGTAAAGACCCCACCGTCGAAACTAGCTTTCTACCTGACAG TGAGCGAGAGGCTGAGGAGCAAGCTGAACGTGAAAGGCTGCGCAAACAGTGGCTCCGTGAGCAAGACCAAATTCGAA ACGAGCCTCTTCAAATCACATACAGTTATTGGGATGGAACTGGCCATAGGCGTGTCATCCAG GTACGCAAGGGTGACACCATTGGAGAGTTTCTTCGAGCAATTCAACAGCAACTTGCGCCTGAATTCCGAGAGATTCGAACAACCTCGGTTGAAAATCTGCTTTATGTGAAAGAAGACCTTATCATTCCTCAT CAACACAGCTTCTATGAACTAATTGTGAACAAAGCGAGGGGCAAAAGTGGACCG CTTTTTCATTTTGATGTGCATGAGGATGTCCGTACAATTGCCGATGCCACTATAGAGAAAGATGAG TCTCATGCTGGAAAAGTTGTAGAAAGGCACTGGTATGAGAAGAACAAGCATATATTTCCTGCTTCAAGATGGGAG ATATATGATCCAACAAAAAAGTGGGAACGTTACACCATCCATGGAGATTAA
- the LOC131604041 gene encoding protein XAP5 CIRCADIAN TIMEKEEPER-like isoform X1 — protein sequence MKLGLLLSRMLHNTLATFLLSLATQRFASRLLPRRSSTQTQTVGSVFYLKRKREKEMSGMGDGYVGTAQDAVRIRRLEKQREAERRKIQELKTKSATSNGQPGLLQFGSSTSEILETAFKKETVGLVTREQYVEKRVNIQSKIEEEEKEKLQKQLQEEEELQLQKRKKRKIKGNSRLSFSEDIVDNDAQEEEESHQSNDIETNGGVRCGKLGKDPTVETSFLPDSEREAEEQAERERLRKQWLREQDQIRNEPLQITYSYWDGTGHRRVIQVRKGDTIGEFLRAIQQQLAPEFREIRTTSVENLLYVKEDLIIPHQHSFYELIVNKARGKSGPLFHFDVHEDVRTIADATIEKDESHAGKVVERHWYEKNKHIFPASRWEIYDPTKKWERYTIHGD from the exons ATGAAATTGGGTTTGTTATTATCCCGTATGCTCCATAACACGCTCGCAACATTTCTTCTCTCCCTCGCAACTCAGCGCTTTGCCTCTCGTCTTCTCCCTCGTCGCTCTTCAACTCAG ACACAGACAGTAGGTTCCGTATTTTATCtgaagagaaaaagagagaaggAGATGTCGGGTATGGGAGATGGATATGTGGGCACTGCCCAAGATGCCGTTCGGATCAGACGGCTAGAGAAACAGAGAGAAGCTGAACGTCGTAAAATTCAAGAGCTGAAAACCAAGTCTGCCACCTCCAATGGCCAACCTGGTCTCCTCCAATTTGGCTCCAGCACTTCCGAG ATTCTTGAAACTGCTTTTAAGAAAGAAACTGTTGGTCTTGTCACCCGTGAACAGTATGTTGAGAAG AGGGTTAATATTCAAAGTAAAATAGAGGAGGAAGAGAAGGAGAAGCTTCAGAAGCAACTACAAGAGGAGGAGGAGCTTCAATTACAAAAGCGCAAAAAGAGGAAAATCAAGGGAAATTCGAGACTATCATTTTCCGAAGATATTGTTGACAATGATGCTCAGGAAGAGGAAGAGTCACATCAAAGTAATGATATAGAAACAAATGGAGGAGTACGGTGTGGTAAGCTTGGTAAAGACCCCACCGTCGAAACTAGCTTTCTACCTGACAG TGAGCGAGAGGCTGAGGAGCAAGCTGAACGTGAAAGGCTGCGCAAACAGTGGCTCCGTGAGCAAGACCAAATTCGAA ACGAGCCTCTTCAAATCACATACAGTTATTGGGATGGAACTGGCCATAGGCGTGTCATCCAG GTACGCAAGGGTGACACCATTGGAGAGTTTCTTCGAGCAATTCAACAGCAACTTGCGCCTGAATTCCGAGAGATTCGAACAACCTCGGTTGAAAATCTGCTTTATGTGAAAGAAGACCTTATCATTCCTCAT CAACACAGCTTCTATGAACTAATTGTGAACAAAGCGAGGGGCAAAAGTGGACCG CTTTTTCATTTTGATGTGCATGAGGATGTCCGTACAATTGCCGATGCCACTATAGAGAAAGATGAG TCTCATGCTGGAAAAGTTGTAGAAAGGCACTGGTATGAGAAGAACAAGCATATATTTCCTGCTTCAAGATGGGAG ATATATGATCCAACAAAAAAGTGGGAACGTTACACCATCCATGGAGATTAA
- the LOC131604042 gene encoding ubiquitin-conjugating enzyme E2 variant 1B-like gives MGSEGSSVVVPRNFRLLEELERGEKGIGDGTVSYGMDDADDIFMQSWTGTIIGPPGTVHEGRIYQLKLFCGKDYPDNPPSVRFQTRINMTCVNQESGAVEPNLFPMLAKWKRESTMEDILLQLKKEMMSPQNRKLAQPPEGNDDGRIDQKGLVLRCCIV, from the exons ATGGGTTCCGAAGGATCCAGCGTCGTCG TTCCTAGGAATTTTAGATTATTGGAAGAGCTTGAGCGAGGGGAGAAGGGAATTGGAGATGGGACTGTTAGCTATGGAATGGATGATGCTGATGATATATTCATGCAGTCATGGACTGGTACAATTATTGGCCCCCCTGGT ACTGTTCATGAAGGTCGTATCTACCAGTTGAAGTTATTCTGCGGCAAGGATTATCCAGACAATCCACCATCTGTTAGATTTCAGACAAGGATTAACATGACTTGCGTCAATCAAGAATCTGGAGcg GTTGAGCCAAATTTGTTTCCCATGCTTGCTAAATGGAAAAGAGAGTCTACAATGGAAGATATTTTACTGCAATTGAAGAAAGAAATGATGTCTCCACAAAATCGGAAGCTAGCTCAGCCTCCTGAAG GTAATGATGATGGAAGGATTGACCAAAAAGGGCTGGTGCTGAGATGTTGTATTGTGTAA